Proteins encoded in a region of the Natronorubrum halophilum genome:
- the sufU gene encoding Fe-S cluster assembly sulfur transfer protein SufU, whose translation MGLGSDMYRQQILDHYKNPRNYGQLEDPTFTHVGENPMCGDEIRMDVRLDDDEETIERVAFSGDGCAISQASASMLSKELQGKTVPELLEMDRDDVVDMLGVDISPMRIKCAVLAEKVAQDGAEIYQGELDKEKTTTED comes from the coding sequence ATGGGACTGGGTTCGGATATGTACAGACAGCAGATCCTCGACCACTACAAGAACCCCCGTAACTACGGGCAACTCGAGGATCCGACGTTCACACACGTCGGCGAGAACCCGATGTGTGGCGACGAGATTCGCATGGACGTCAGACTCGATGACGACGAAGAGACGATCGAACGGGTGGCCTTCTCCGGCGACGGCTGTGCGATCAGTCAGGCCTCCGCGAGCATGCTCTCGAAAGAACTTCAGGGAAAGACGGTCCCGGAACTGCTCGAGATGGACCGCGACGACGTCGTCGACATGCTGGGCGTCGACATTTCGCCGATGCGGATCAAGTGCGCGGTGCTGGCCGAGAAGGTCGCCCAGGACGGCGCGGAGATCTACCAGGGCGAACTCGATAAGGAGAAGACGACGACCGAGGACTGA